From Lasioglossum baleicum chromosome 2, iyLasBale1, whole genome shotgun sequence, a single genomic window includes:
- the Hand gene encoding heart- and neural crest derivatives-expressed protein → MMLGGYETQPDYYPQWHQPYNYVTQLPYGPLTVPDADSQSTYWGADSVISGGSSGAGSPTASTPPLIEEIGVQETSYSPLQQYSHPSISQHYPNLVYQPQQEVPHHHLLHHHHHPQSHRRDNDYSAVSSMSQVESGFQQHLREATREGGLVVRPKRRNTANKKERRRTQSINNAFADLRDCIPNVPADTKLSKIKTLRLAASYIGYLMAVLESDEGEEPQTFRAEILSHGRRSKTIQANQNESCLHPASSLMSEESSKSKGRTGWPQHMWALELKQESQASQMQ, encoded by the exons ATGATGCTGGGAGGCTACGAGACGCAGCCCGATTACTATCCGCAGTGGCATCAACCCTATAATTATGTCACCCAGCTACCATACG GTCCGCTGACAGTGCCCGACGCAGACAGCCAATCGACGTACTGGGGCGCGGACTCTGTGATTTCCGGGGGTAGTTCCGGCGCAGGAAGCCCAACTGCTTCGACACCACCCCTAATCGAAGAGATCGGCGTGCAGGAGACCAGCTACTCCCCTCTGCAACAATACTCGCACCCTTCGATAAGCCAGCACTACCCTAACCTGGTCTACCAACCGCAACAAGAGGTTCCTCATCATCACCTGCTGCACCATCATCATCATCCCCAAAGCCACAGAAGGGACAATGATTATTCCGCTGTCTCGTCGATGAGCCAAGTTGAGAGTGGTTTTCAACAACACCTGAGAGAAGCTACGAGAGAGGGTGGCTTAGTGGTCAGACCAAAAAGGAGGAACACCGCGAACAAAAAGGAAAGAAGAAGGACGCAGAGTATAAACAATGCTTTCGCGGATCTTAGAGATTGCATACCCAACGTGCCTGCGGATACTAAACTGTCGAAGATTAAGACGCTTAGGCTAGCTGCTTCTTATATTGGATATTTGATGGCGGTATTGGAGAGCGACGAGGGAGAGGAGCCGCAGACTTTCAGGGCTGAGATACTGTCGCATGGCAGGAGGAGCAAGACGATTCAGGCGAACCAG AACGAGTCGTGTTTGCATCCTGCCTCCAGTCTGATGtccgaggaatcgtcgaaaagCAAAGGACGAACCGGATGGCCGCAGCATATGTGGGCTCTAGAGCTGAAGCAAGAATCGCAGGCCAGCCAAATGCAATAA